The DNA sequence GCGCCTGGAACTCGCTCTGCGAGCCATTGCCGATCAGCGCCATGCTGCGCGAGTTGGCGCGGGCCATGTAGCGCGCGGCCAGGGCCGAGGTGGCGGCGGTGCGAATCGCCGTGGTCAGGGTCATTTCGCTGAGCAGCACAGGTTTGCCGGTGTCGACGTCACCCAGCGCACCAAAGGCCATGACCGTGAGCATGCCGCTTTGGGTGTTTTTCGGGTGGCCGTTGACGTACTTGAACGCGTAGAGCGAAGCGTCGGAAACCGGCATCAGCTCGATCACGCCCTCGGGCGAGTGGTTGGCCAGCCGCGCGCATTTTTCGAAATCCTGCCAGCGCAGGTAATCCTCACGAATGTATTCGGCCATTTCAGACAGGCACTGGAGCAGGCCTTTGCGGGCGACCAGGTGGCTCAAGTCGTTGACGTCGATATAACGGGTCATGCTGATTTCCTTCTTTGAGCTTTTTTTTTTGAGAGGGGGGGATCAGTTGCGCGTCGGCAGATGGACTTCGGCGAGCATGCAGCGGGCGCTGCCGCCGCCGATGCGTTCGATATGGTCGATGTTCACCACCACCGGCCGGGTGTGACGTTCCACATGCTGGCGCTGGGCCGGCAGCAACGACTGCCAGGCACTGCGCGACATCACCAGCAGGGGCTGGCCGTCCTTGTCGTGCACTTCGAGCATGTTGCCGGCGAAGGCTTCGAGCTGGTCGTAGTCGAGCGCCAGGATGTCCTTGCCGGTGTCGTGCAGGGAGCGTTGCAGCGCCTGGCGCTCGGCTTCTTCAGGCAGTGCCTGCAGGCAGACCACGGAAAGCTCGCGACCGACGCTCATCATCACGTTGCTGTGGTAGATCGGCGCCTGATGGCGATCGACCGCGTGGAAGGCACAGATGCGGTAGTCCAGCCGCTCGGCGAACTGACGCAGGGCATCGACGTGGGTGCGACCGGAATGGCAGGCGTAGCTGATCCGGTTTTCCCGGTCCAGGACCATGCTGCCGGTGCCCTCCAGGAAGATGTTTTGCTGCTCCAGGGTGCTCAGATCGATGGTGGTGCGGATGGCGAAACGCTGTTCGAGTACCTGCAGCACACCCTTGTTGCGCTCCAGGCGACGGTTCTGGCCTTCCATGGGGTAGAGCACCAGGCTGCCGTCGGCATGGCTGCTCCACCAGTTGTTGGGGAAGATCGAGTCCGGGGTATGTGGTGCTGGCGTGTCCTGCACAACCAACACTTCAACGCCATTCTCGCGCAGGGTCTGGACATAGCCGTCGAACTCTTCCAGCGCTTTTTGCTGCGCCCGTTCAGGGTCCAGCAATGGCTGTTGGAAGCGATTGTTGACGGCGGTATCCGGGTTGAAGGCGAACCGCGTGGGGCGGATCATCAGGACGGTATTTGTTGTTTGCATTTGGCACGCATCCAGGGCTTGGCAATGTGCTCATTTTCCGCTGGATGACGCCGGGGTTCCGGCTGAACTGGGTAGGGTATTCAGCCGGGAAAGCTGAAAAGTGGGGTGTGGCAGCCGAAACGGCTGTGGTGGGAGGGGCGGGCGGTGTTCCGCTATCTCGTTCCCACGCGCCGCAAAGGAATGCAGTGGCAGACCCTCCGCGTCGAGACGCAGAGCGTCAGGAGAGGCATTCCCACGCGGGAACGAGAAAATGCTCGATTTGCCGCTCATACAAAAAGCGGCTGCCCTGAAATACCTGATGCAAATCGGCCCTGAGTGCTTACGCTTTCGTCGTCAGTCTCGATCGCCTGGTTGAGATATTTGGCCCGATCCGGCGTAAAGGTCACTACCATCCCGGTGCGGCTGCAGGTCAGGGTGTATTCCTGGCTGGGATCGATCAGCAAGTCTTCGCCCCGCAAACCCTGCCATTGGGCCAGGTAGTTCAGTGCACCGTATTTCTCCAGCTTCTTCAGCTGGCGGTCCACGCCGCCTTTCCAGCCGAGTACCGGGAGTTCGCCAGCTTGGCAGCGTTCGGCGATGTCGGGGGATTTGAGGGCGCGCTCGCGGCCCAGTTCCCAGCAGCGGATCAGGCCTTTGTCGGTGCCTTGCCAGGTTTCGAACCAGCCGAGGCTGGGGCGGATGGGGGTCGTGATCGAACGATGGACAATCATTGTCATTGGATCTCCTTGGGTGTCTCGGGATGGATGGCAATATGCTACTAATTGGCCGCAGCTGCATCCTTGAGGGAAAACCTTAGGTTACATTTGGACAGATCGCCATTCTGATGGTGGGGCTGCTGTGCAGCCCAATCGCGGGCAAGCCCGCTCCCACAAGCTTCGCGCGTAACATGCAGGCGCGGCGGGGGCGCTTAGCCTTCCCGGTCATACGCTCAAAAACACCTCATACAACGCAACGTTCTCCTCTTTCTCCAGAAGAAACCCATCGTCCTCGGCATAGTATTTGGCCTTTTCCGGATGCTCGCCGGCAAAGCGCCGCACAGCCTCGATCGAATCCCAGACGGTTATCAACAGGAAATGGGTCTGCGCCCCCTCGTCGCGGCGGGTGAAGTACACCTTCAACAGCCCGTCGACCGAGCCGTAGTCAGGCGCAGCTCGCACTTTCATGAACTGTTCGTACTGCTCGGCATCCTCGCTTTTCGTTCTTCCGTGCCAGAGTCGGACAATCATCTTGCACCTCGCTTCAAGGCGTTGCCTGTCGTTACACCAGGGCCTTGTCTTGTCGGCAATCGAGCACCAGGCACGCTCCGTCCAGTTCACTGCTGGCTACCTTCAGGCTGAACCCATGAAGGCTGACAATCGCCGCGACTATCGACAAACCCAGGCCGAAACCGCTGTGCTGTTGTCCATTTTCAGCCCGATAGAAGCGTTTGAACACTGCTTCGCATTCGGCCTCGGGGATGCCGGGGCCGCTGTCATGGACTTCGATGCGGGTGCTGCCTTGCTGGTTGCTGGCGCGCAGGATCACCCGGCCACCGGGCGGGGTGAACTTGATGGCATTGCCCCGGCGTATGTTGCCCTGGCGGGGTTCGACCCGTTGCTCAATGAGGGTCGCGCCTATGCGCAACGCTTGCAGGCCCATGGCGTGGGCCTGCATGTCGCGTATACGAAGGCCTGGTGCATGACTTTCTGCGCATGTCGATGGTGACAGGTGAGATCGACGCCATTTATGACGAGTTGGCGGGTGCATTGCGCGTGGCAATGCACCCGTCGGCGTGAACCGGAAGTTTTAGCATCGAGGCTGCCCGGGCGGCCTCGATCACGTCTGTTTCTCAGCCCGAAATTCCCGTTGGGCGAGGCTGTTGTTCCAGCTCGGTCTTCTCATTGACCAGTTCCCGTTTCCCGGTTTGATACGTCAGGGTCAACGCCAGGTAGCGCTCCTTGTATTGCTCTTCGGTCAGTTCGGCCTGTTGTTCCCATAGCGTGCTTTGGCTCGCTTCAAAACGTTGGTCGATGGGGGCGAAGTCGCTGGCGTATTTGTGCTCCAGGAAGTCGATCCAGAAATCTCGTTCAGCGATGAAGTCTTGCAACTGGGAGGTTTCTTCCAAGGCCAGAATTTGTGCTTCTGCCGCATCCAGTTTCGCCAGAGAGACCCCGGCAATCTCCTGGAAATGCATGGTCCTGGGCTGGCCGGGCAACTCCAGCCGATGGGCAAGCCCTATGCGATAAGCGAGGTGGACTTCCAGGTCATCGACAGTGTCCACGCCCGTGATAGCCGTGCGATCGGCAATATCCCGAGTGGCAATGTCATTGAGTTTTTCCAGGCGAAACAACCCGCGCGCAAGGGTAAGCAGCCCGCTGGAATCCTGTGCGTTCAGCGCCC is a window from the Pseudomonas sp. LS1212 genome containing:
- a CDS encoding alpha/beta hydrolase encodes the protein MDFDAGAALLVAGAQDHPATGRGELDGIAPAYVALAGFDPLLNEGRAYAQRLQAHGVGLHVAYTKAWCMTFCACRW
- the ctlX gene encoding citrulline utilization hydrolase CtlX, coding for MQTTNTVLMIRPTRFAFNPDTAVNNRFQQPLLDPERAQQKALEEFDGYVQTLRENGVEVLVVQDTPAPHTPDSIFPNNWWSSHADGSLVLYPMEGQNRRLERNKGVLQVLEQRFAIRTTIDLSTLEQQNIFLEGTGSMVLDRENRISYACHSGRTHVDALRQFAERLDYRICAFHAVDRHQAPIYHSNVMMSVGRELSVVCLQALPEEAERQALQRSLHDTGKDILALDYDQLEAFAGNMLEVHDKDGQPLLVMSRSAWQSLLPAQRQHVERHTRPVVVNIDHIERIGGGSARCMLAEVHLPTRN